The DNA sequence GAATTGCATCGTATTCGTGAAAGACGGCAGCAGCTGGATAAGGTGCAGAAGTGCCGCTCCTTCCACTGCTACAAaataccaccaccaccgctccgACCCCAAGGAGAAACATCCACCACGCGACCACTACTGGAGGAGGAGTTAGTCGCGGCCAAACAGTTTACACGTTCTTGGCTGGGGCCTTCTCACAAAGCAACGCCTGATACCAATGATTACAAACACACTTTCAACAACGAGGGACAACAAACgccaagggggaaaagaatcCCTGATGTGTTTTCCAGTCCGCAGACACCACAGACGCCGACAACGGAAAAAGATCACACGGCTCCGCAGCGGTTGCAAACTCCCACCCAGATACACACGGCAATGCAGTCCAGTCGCACCAAGACTATGCtggttaacagtaccatagacatcccaaataatcagggaaacgatgccaatgaatcccgtatacgaggtatgagtgccagcagcctgctggttaacagtaccatagacatcccaaataatcagggaaacgatgccaatgaatcccgtatacgaggtatgagtgccagcagcctgctggttaacagtaccatagacatcccaaataatcagggaaacgatgccaatgaatcccgtatacgaggtatgagtgccagcagcctgctggttaacagtaccatgggcatcccaaataatcagggaaacgatgccaatgaatcccgtatacgaggtatgagtgccagcagcctgctggttaacagtaccatagacatcccaaataatcagggaaacgatgccaatgaatcccgtatacgaggtatgagtgccagcagcctgctggttaacagtaccatagacatcccaaataatcagggaaacgatgccaatgaatcccgtatacgaggtatgagtgccagcagcctgttggttaacagtaccatgggcatcccaaataatcagagaaacgatgccaatgaatcccgtatacgaggtatgagtgccagcagcctgttggttaacagtaccatgggcatcccaaataatcagggaaacgatgccaatgaatcccgtatacgaggtctgagtgccagcagcctgttggttaacagtaccatggacatcccaaataatcagggaaacgatgccaatgaatcccgtatacgaggtatgagtgccagcagcctgttggttaacagtaccatgggcatcccaaataatcagggaaacgatgccaatgaatcccgtatacgaggtatgagtgccagcagcctgctggttaacagtaccatagacatcccaaataatcagggaaacgatgccaatgaatcccgtatacgaggtatgagtgccagcagcctgctggttaacagtaccatgggcatcccaaataatcagggaaacgatgccaatgaatcccgtatacgaggtCTGAGTACCAGCAGCCTGttggttaacagtaccatggacatcccaaataatcagggaaacgatgccaatgaatcccgtatacgaggtCTGAGTACCAGCAGCCTGttggttaacagtaccatagacatcccaaataatcagggaaacgatgccaatgaatcccgtatacgaggtatgagtgccagcagcctgttggttaacagtaccatgggcatcccaaataatcagggaaacgatgccaatgaatcccgtatacgaggtatgagtgccagcagcctgttggttaacagtaccatgggcatcccaaataatcagggaaacgatgccaatgaatcccgtatacgaggtatgagtgccagcagcctgctggttaacagtaccatgggcatcccaaataatcagggaaacgatgccaatgaatcccgtatacgaggtctgagtgccagcagcctgctggttaacagtaccatagacatcccaaataatcagggaaacgatgccaatgaatcccgtatacgaggtctgagtgccagcagcctgttggttaacagtaccatgggcatcccaaataatcagggaaacgatgccaatgaatcccgtatacgaggtatgagtgccagcagcctgttggttaacagtaccatagacatcccaaataatcagggaaacgatgccaatgaatcccgtatacgaggtctgagtgccagcagcctgctggttaacagtaccatagacatcccaaataatcagggaaacgatgccaatgaatcccgtatacgaggtctgagtgccagcagcctgttggttaacagtaccatggacatcccaaataatcagggaaacgatgccaatgaatcccgtatacgaggtCTGAGTACCAGCAGCCTGttggttaacagtaccatgggcatcccaaataatcagggaaacgatgccaatgaatcccgtatacgaggtctgagtgccagcagcctgttggttaacagtaccatgggcatcccaaataatcagggaaacgatgccaatgaatcccgtatacgaggtatgagtgccagcagcctgttggttaacagtaccatggacatcccaaataatcagggaaacgatgccaatgaatcccgtatacgaggtCTGAGTACCAGCAGCCTGttggttaacagtaccatagacatcccaaataatcagggaaacgatgccaatgaatcccgtatacgaggtctgagtgccagcagcctgttggttaacagtaccatgggcatcccaaataatcagggaaacgatgccaatgaatcccgtatacgaggtctgagtgccagcagcctgttggttaacagtaccatgggcatcccaaataatcaTGGACGGAGTGCGAAAAATATTTGAAAAGGGGCTAGTTTTGCCTCATTTTCTCAAGTTACATTTTTATTTAAGTGGGATGCCCTTAAATTTTTCAGTGGTTACGCTCTTTCGTTTCCTAGTGTGGCCTTTTGTGGCGTTGTCTTTTATTGGAGATTTTAACGTTCGAGGATGGCTGCGGGGCCTCCAGTTGTTACTAGCTTCTGTTGAGAgtgattgttctttttcctttctctctacATACTTTACATGAAGAAAGCTGCtatgtttctgttttctaaccatattttcctcttgttgATATATTTGTTACAGTCGTTGCTACTGTACGCACTTAAATTTTTTACTCAGATGAATTTCCGTCgtcattattaatattattccTACTTGTCCATTTCACTGCTAAGGTGAGTGTTAAATAGAGTTGTGTACATATCTGGCATTAACATGGTGTCCAAACCAAGATAAATTGAAACGTAGtcaacttattttttttttttcaaacatTTTAGAATGTGCGCTCGGGTGTCGTGGGGATCTTTTCACGCTATTTGAGGTTGATGATTGTTACTTGGATATACTCGAAATTGAACTTTAAGTCACGGCCATCATTCTTGTGGGGACACACGCTGGTTGGCAGTTGCATTTTCTTACGGGAAAGGTAGGGAGGgtaaagcaaagcaaaactaAAAGTGTGGAGGAGGGGTCCTGCACTTATTTATTGACGGACTAATTTGTCACGTTTACTTGACGAATTATTTTCCCAGGGGAAAGAGGTGCTTTGGAAGCTGCTGcaacaaaagtaaaggagGGACAGTGGCGCTCGCGCTGCCATCCCCGATGGGGAATATTCCAATAATTGCGCGTGCATCCGCATCCTTTTCTAGTGTCTGACCGTGTGATTGCCggctttattttttctttttcatccacGCTTCTCACCTCCTTCGTTTCTTGGCGTCACCACCGCggttattgttattgatgTCATTGGATTTTTGCGGAAGtttgctgctttctttttcgttccgCCTGTTTATGTATCCTACTCTCGTTGGCTTTGTTTGATCCTAATCACAGTCCACAGGGGGTTGCCCAGGTGAAGTAACGTAAGTACTTAGTGGAGGTGCTTTAGTGAACAAGAAGATAAATAGAAAAAGGTGCGGGAGAGGTAGAGAGGGAAATGCCCCAAACGGTTCAGAAGCGACAAACACACGGAAGGAGCCGGCGTGGTTACGATTTTGTCCTTGAAGGCGTCCCTATGTACGATTCACCGGACATAAGTAGTGACAGCAGTGACATAGAGCGTACACGCACCATGGCACCACCCCATGGACAAAATTGGGGCCCAGCCGCGTATCCTAAACCATCAGCAGCGGGTGCGGTAGCTCCACCGTACCGCCaccagaaacaacaacaacaacagcagcaacagcagcaagaaCATGCCCGGCAACAACTACTCTTGCAGCAAAAGTGGttggaacaacaacaggcgGCATTCCACCAACGACAGCAGGAGTTGTCTCGTGCAGAATATCAACGATCTcacaaaacacaacagcaaagCCAACAGTCATCCCACAACCACACAGAAACGCGCGATGCACGCAGAACTATCATGGGCGACTCCACGGGACGCGGCAGCCGCGAACGCTGCCCGCCAGTGGATGATATTGACTACGTAAAATACTTCCCGGAGAGGGGGCCACGCGTAATGGAATACACGTCACCTGGGTTCAATACCAACCCCTCCACCACCGTAGCCCAACACATTCAAAGTGGCCACAATGCACAGTTCACCACCATGCGGCCTTCGGCCCGTAGCCAGCAGCATTTGGAATGTCCcggcaaccacaacaacaccgtGGTGGGAGCCTACGGGACGGGGGAGACAGCTGATACGAGAAATACGGGGGCCAGGGAGACGGCAATCGTTGGTGGAGGCGTACATTACGGGGCCCAGAGCTTACAAGCCACCGGCAAGTGCGCGGCCAGGTATGCAAGTACGCTTTATTTGGAAAATGACCATCCGTCAGCTCAAGTGCCCAACGGGTACACCGTAGAGATGGGAAACTCAGGTCTTTTCACTCTAGCTAACTATCCTGATGCGGACAAGGGGGCCGTAACGAACGAAAACCGCTTCAGCGGCGGAGCCGTCAAGCCGCGGTGGACATCTGTGAGCACCACCCCCATGGAATGTCGTACACCACCTTCAGTTGCCACTGCACCGCAGTACAGGAACACAGCAGCTTGTGATTCTACAGGCGGAGATATCTTCTCTGGGGATTATGAATTTATGCCTGTTGAATTGGGGCAGTGTGACTTCCGCACCCTCCACGCGGTTACCCTCTCTACAGAACCCACACCACCCTTCACGCCGTCGCACGCTAGTGTGGAATCGAGAGGCGGAAAAAGGAACGCCCTATTGCCCCCAGTGGGGCACAGAGACTTATCGTATTTTGAATCATTGCcacagaagcaacaaaagcagcagagacGAACATCTAAACAGGGAGATGTGCAAGACGTTAGTGAAGCATCTCTCCCATTCGCGGTACCACAGGAGTACCAGTATTTAAACAATGACTTGACCGATCCAAATTCGAGTCTTCCGGCCCCTGCTATGTCGGTTGAAACCACACATAAGTCTGAGAAGGCACAAACGCGGAAGGTTATCGACTCGTCCAATCCCCGACGGTGGATTGTGCTGTAGAGACTCCAAAGGAGAGCGGAGCAAACCTGCACATGAAGACGCGCGGAGAAAGTTCGGTCGTGGTTCTTGGTTTAAATGACCAGCAGTAGGTTTCACCACGCGagccctttttgttttcatttgctttttcttccctctttgctGTTTAGTGAGTTGTGTTGTCTTTCCTTCGTTGTTTctattgtatttttttcctaGTGACTGTGTAATTGGTTAAGCGGCGCATATTAGCTCATCgtttgattttattttgttattgttgcttttgtttgtcgACGATAGTTATAATTAATGTGGCCACGTTGCTCACGAATATTTGCATGAGTTTCTACTGTACAAATATGTTTGACTGTGCGTTTTCTTTGATGTTAGGGCGGTGGACACAAAAGTCGACATTTGCATGCAAGACGCCACTGCTACCACGGCTCTAAGTGCATCTGAGCAGCGAGGTAATGTCGGGGACacatgtgtgtatgtgttgaaagaaggagagagtGTAACCATCTGACTGAACCTGCGCAATGGGGCGGTTTCGATATGTTGAACAGGGGAAAAACTCGGGTGTTGGAAGTGAACTGAGGCCGCGGGAAGCGTAAAGTGTGGAGAAATGTAGGGGAAAAGACTCGGAGAGAAAACAGCGGAAGCGTGTgggtggaggggaaaaaataaggaagtaGACCtgtaaggaggagggggcgCATTTAGCGTATTTGGAGTACCTTTCGCTCCTCTAAggtctcttcctcttttcttttacaccCTTTTCAACACTTTCCGTCCCTTATACCCCCTCAGGCACTTACTTACTTACCTTGGCATTGGCACCTTTTGTTCACTTGTCCTGCTTGTTGGCTAAATTCTTGGGCTATGCCCCGTCTCTTCGGTCAGTggtttctcccccccccctccctcgtgtctatttatttattttcgttcTGATTTTAAAAGTAAGTGAAGACAGGCGCAGTCCGGCTgccattttgtttgttttcaacGTTTTTCTTAATTGTATTATTGAGTTGTATTGCACTGTTTTGCCCTTGGTTTGTAAGCAAAACAGCAAATGCAGGCGCATACGTGCGCATTGTCACGAAATTCTACGGCACGCATAATTGTCAGTAATGCCATCATTTTTGGGGGGTTTTAATTCCTGtgctttcaatttttttgtgaaaaaaaaggagggacatTTCTCTAAACTCTTTTCACCTTCCCTCTCCGAACACAACGGCAACGCATCGTATGAGGGAATTTCCCCCTTGCCTACACACTGCAGTAGGGCACATCGTTATAttaggggaggggaaaccaAACGCAGACAAAGCGTCCGTGAGAAAATGTATTTCTGATCGTAAAtacagaagggggaaatcgaTAAGTACATGTTTATATTTACTTATATTTATGAAAGTACTCGAATTATGGAATAAGAGGACTTAagtgagaaggagagaacGATTACACGCCCTCGCATGTTCCCTTTGCCTTCTTGATCTGCACCTTTCCAGTGATGCCCAGCACCCCCTTTACACGCTACCAGTTTTACATGGAGCTCTATAAGTCGTAGGACACAGTATTTTATTCCACTTCCCCGCGCATGTGTATACACGGatgtacatgtatatattGGTATATATTtagttgtttcatttatacTTTGTGGTGGTCTGACGTTTCGTTGTGCCCCCAATTCGCCACCATtaatctttttgttttgtttttcgttgttttgtttgtattttcatcCATAACTGCAGCTAGACTGAAACTGCCTacaccccctccccttcccttttttactctGGGGTAGCCTGTAACGTGGGCCTTTTCTGATGCTGTTACCGGGGTCCTCCCCAGACATAAGTGGTGAAGTCCTCGTGCCGCCGTGCTTCCACCCATCTGGAAAATATGTACCTTTTCACTATTATCTCTTCACATAAACATAACAATACAAGGGATATTAAACCCACCAAGGTTGCGGGTGTGGGCGCGTGTGTGCCAGAGGTGGAAACTGTGCGGAACAGTGGGACCACGTGAAACAGTGACGCAACGGGATGATACCGAATGGCGGGGAAGCTGCAGGTGCATCACGCGAGCACACGCAGGGGCAGAACGCAGGCAGTTGCGCCCTCAACGTAGGAACAAATGGGAAGTGGGAGCCTTACGGGTACAATTACAGGGAAAGGGAGCAATCACATTTGAACAGTTCGAGGGGAGCACCGCTGCAGGTACGGGTCGTTGTGCAACTCCCCAACGGCACCGTGCGCGAGTGGAAAGATTTTGCGCAGTTGCAGGCACTACCCCAAATTCTCCGTGAGGTGTATACCACCACACCAGACCAAGGTCGTAGTTCGGCGGGATCCCTCTCACCGTTAAAATTCTTCTGGATAGATATGAGCGGCATGCCGCAGCGGGAAGATCTGAGTGCCCTATTCGAGCTCCTTCACGTGTGCAAACATACGGAGCGAAGGTGGCGAGCTATGGCAGCAGCGCCTCCCGGGGTCGGGTTAGGCGGGTTTCCGCTAAATAATGGCACCTGCGAAGAAGGGGCGGAGCGGTCTCACTATGACGAAGATGATTATTACGACAATGCAACGGAGCTCGACTACTTACGGGCCTTCGTTGCGGAGCAGTATGTTCAGATTAGCCTTACGGTTCTTGAATCACCAAACGTGACGGTGTATGGATTACCAATGGAAAAGGACACTGAAAGGGAAATGGGCACTGAGAAGCACCAACGGCAGCGAGAGGGCTCGCGGCCGAACCTTCTCGACGCGTGTGAGTCAGGAACCCTGGCTTCTGTGCAAGTGTTGTGCTTCGTCAATGGAGTCGTCACCTGGCGGCCACAGCCGGCGGTGGAAGGGTGGGAATACATTCCCCACGGTCTCGAACGTAGACTGAGTAACAGCACCAACATTGGTGATGGCAGAGCAGTTGGTGACGGCAACGAGGGACCGCGCGGAGCACTAACCACGTCTCTGCTTGTACTCACCATTCTCGACGAACTTTATATGGCTTTCCTTCCAGATACGACAATAGTGCTCAGCGAGGTGGATACAATCGACTCTATGTTGCCACTTGTCCGACAGCGAATGTCAGACCAGGCGGACATATTGAGGCGCATTCAAATGTTGCGTCGGAGTTTGTCGGTACATCGGCGCGTGCTGATGAGCAAGGTTAGTGTGCTTGAGCTCTTGAGCAGACCCACTGTGCGCGTACTCTTACCCTTCATGAATCCAATCACGGACGCCGTCAATGAAAAAGAACGGGAGCATTGTCGCGAGCCATTTGACCCCCGCGTGTATCAACCGAGACACCGCCACGGAGAATTGCACTACGACCAGTCTGAAGCAATGGCAAGGCGCGCCCCTTCATCAGGGCAACAGAGCGACACCTACGCAGATATCGCCTGTCGCATTCTGCACGTCCTTTCTAAGCTCGAGGACGCGCGCAGGATTCTCACAAACTCTATCATCATCCACTCCTCGGGTGTTGCGGCGGTGAACAACTACAACAGCAATCAGTCTGATACCCTCAGCATTACGCTGGGCTACGTTGCTTTGATGTCCCTGCCCCCAACTATCGTAGCTTCGCAATGGGGAATGAACGTTTACGTCCCGTGGGTGGATACGAATTCTACCGTGCCCTTCTGGGGTATTGTAGGTGCGGTGACGGCATACGCGGCCCTCGTGCTCTCCTATCCAATATTCTGTTGGATCAGGGGCAGACCGGACAAACTAGTCTTTTAGTATTGGTGGCACGGCCTCATCTGCAGATAGTTTGCGCGGTGCGTCCGGGAAGAATATCCACGGAGGCTTTGGTCAGCTGTGCATGAAACGCCCAGAAGGCAGCGTTTGTAGTCGAAGATCCACGtgtgaagagaaagaaaggtggaAGTGGCATAACACGGAGAAAGGACCTTCTCTTGCTATTCACCACGCGGCCTGCAGCGGCACTTGGTGTACAATTGCCCTCCTGCAACGTTCTACACGCTCCTCCCAGACATAAGTGGTGAAGTCCTCGTGCCGCCGTGCTTCCACCCATCTGGAAAATATGTACCTTTTCACTGTTATCTcttcacacaaacatacatacataaacataaCAATACAAGGGATATTAAACCCACCAAAGTTGCGGGTGTAGGCACGTGTGTGCCAGAGGTGGAAACTGTGCGGAACAGTTGTAGCTGACGGAGAGCTTCTTGGGAACGGAGATCATCTGTCCACACGCCTAGACATCGTAACAGGTTGGTAAAATATACGCAACTACAAACCGTCATATGCTTGCTAACTACATCGCTACTCTGTTTTCTGAAAAGAGCGAGGGGTTGCAGAAGCAATGGTCCATGTAGTCCCAACACCGCATCAGGTTCAGTTACGTTGATACCCGGTGCTTCCCACCGTTGCGACTTCGCAGAGGGAGCTTGGACATCACGTACCGTGGCAGGGATGCAATACCACTGTACGCTACGGTATGGACGCGACGAACGCGCTCCCAGTTTCCTCATATCCACCGTATTTTGGgacgaaaagcaaaataagCAAGTTCGGCAGTGGTGATTACGTGAATTTGATCTTCGCCACACTGTGATGCTAGcgaatgttttctttttatataaAGACCAGCTGGAAGGACGGTCTTAACTTCATTCTTGCGAATGATTCCGGTGTCTTGATGTTTGAAGGGAGTAGCTGCGGTAGCGCTCATATGTTTTCATATGTGCGGTCGCACTCCAGGTCAAGGAAACCGTGCCCTTTTATGGTGATACCTCCCCCTAACCACGAGTAATTGGCCTCTTCTCGTCGTGAGTGTGTACCCCCTTTCTGTctcaatttatttattcgtttaaattttgttttgttgtggcGGGGTATTTTCTGGTGGCTGCGTATTTCCTATTTATTAATGATTTGTAGCCCACTGAACACGAGCACGTTCGTGTCAtcgcctttttgttttttgatgaGTCGCTCACAGACCAAAAAGGTCACCAGTGCGCCACCGGTCCCGAGTCTTTGCACGTAACTCTCCAGTCGTTGCTAACATGGTTACAAATGTCACCAACAACACCACGAGGATGTCCTTGTGAGTTGTCCATCTATTTACGTACTTGGCAcctcctttttctatttttgctgcatttgcagaaaaggaaggggacaACGCTGCGCCATCAGCGCTGATGACATACAATGAGGCGGCGCTGTCAAAGTATCGCGGCCTGCTGGATAGCGGTGAGCCGTTTCGCAGCAGGACATGCCGATACTGTTCCAGTGGAAACACGGCGGTAAAGCATataaacagcaaaaagaaaccCAATTCGCCGTGGGACTTTTGGAACGGCATTGCTTGTTCCCCAACCGCCTCACATGCACGCGCGGAGGGGCGCAAGAGGACGCCAATGTATGTTGTGGGACCAATGGTGGACCAAAGCGAACTGCCATTCCGTCTGCTCTGTCGGCGTTATGGGGCTACACTGGCATACACCCCAATGTTTCATGCAAAGAGCTTCGCCCAAAGTGCACACTACCGCCAACGCTACttttcaacaacaacatttccTCCACATTCCGCCATGGAATCAGGGGGAAATGTTGCCGCTAACGATAGCACCAGTAACGATGGGGCATTAGATAATGACCATCCGCTGTTCGCTCAGTTCTGTGGAAATGACCCTGAAACCGTCCTTGCCGCCGCTCGACATGTGGAGGATTACTGCGAGGCCGTTGATTTCAACATCGGTTGCCCGCAAGGCATCGCCCGCCGTGGCCATTATGGCTCGTTCCTCATGGAGGACTGGGAATTGCTTCACAACATTCTCCATGCGTTAGCAGTTGAGCTTCGCGTCCCTGTAACAGCAAAAATGAGAATATTTGACGATGAGGCACTGACACTAAAATACGCTGAGATGCTGCGTGACACGGGAATCTATGTCCTCTGTGTGCATGGCCGGACCCGCGAAAACAAGggacagcaacagcagcccGCAGACCTACGAATGATACGCCGTGTGCACGAGCATTTGAGGGGTTCTATTCCTATCATTGCAAACGGCAACGTGCTTACATTCGAGGACGTGCCACGAAACTTAGCCATAACGGGTTGCGAAGGATATATGTGCGCAGAGCCTCTGCTGTGGGATCCGAAGTTGTTTGCACCGTTAGCTTCAAGTTCGACCGCGGAGTTCGCTCCCAACATAACCGATTCAACCTTATCAACTTCTCCAGCACCGTCCACAGTTCGCAGTGGTCGGCTCTTTGCGGAGTCCCGGCCGA is a window from the Trypanosoma brucei brucei TREU927 chromosome 8, complete sequence genome containing:
- a CDS encoding hypothetical protein (Repetitive protein. Number of repetitive motifs uncertain.), which produces MCVGTVPTLSLALRLPHAHGYSPFIFSGIYALSYTISDRRTTKLIGMLDTNGTAELTVHCASPLQPSSNSRNSKQLSPITPIASTIHSASANSPLSQCQQNTAEVGIGGPHFALALTAVGADTAAGEAVSIANGTFSGNGLSAYVSKLSEIVGEPPFTEEEILEELEKLRTRSQLTSAPFNRRLLPILARYQLREKWGPAAEPYAERLVTDDGSVVPSFLPELHRIRERRQQLDKVQKCRSFHCYKIPPPPLRPQGETSTTRPLLEEELVAAKQFTRSWLGPSHKATPDTNDYKHTFNNEGQQTPRGKRIPDVFSSPQTPQTPTTEKDHTAPQRLQTPTQIHTAMQSSRTKTMLVNSTIDIPNNQGNDANESRIRGMSASSLLVNSTIDIPNNQGNDANESRIRGMSASSLLVNSTIDIPNNQGNDANESRIRGMSASSLLVNSTMGIPNNQGNDANESRIRGMSASSLLVNSTIDIPNNQGNDANESRIRGMSASSLLVNSTIDIPNNQGNDANESRIRGMSASSLLVNSTMGIPNNQRNDANESRIRGMSASSLLVNSTMGIPNNQGNDANESRIRGLSASSLLVNSTMDIPNNQGNDANESRIRGMSASSLLVNSTMGIPNNQGNDANESRIRGMSASSLLVNSTIDIPNNQGNDANESRIRGMSASSLLVNSTMGIPNNQGNDANESRIRGLSTSSLLVNSTMDIPNNQGNDANESRIRGLSTSSLLVNSTIDIPNNQGNDANESRIRGMSASSLLVNSTMGIPNNQGNDANESRIRGMSASSLLVNSTMGIPNNQGNDANESRIRGMSASSLLVNSTMGIPNNQGNDANESRIRGLSASSLLVNSTIDIPNNQGNDANESRIRGLSASSLLVNSTMGIPNNQGNDANESRIRGMSASSLLVNSTIDIPNNQGNDANESRIRGLSASSLLVNSTIDIPNNQGNDANESRIRGLSASSLLVNSTMDIPNNQGNDANESRIRGLSTSSLLVNSTMGIPNNQGNDANESRIRGLSASSLLVNSTMGIPNNQGNDANESRIRGMSASSLLVNSTMDIPNNQGNDANESRIRGLSTSSLLVNSTIDIPNNQGNDANESRIRGLSASSLLVNSTMGIPNNQGNDANESRIRGLSASSLLVNSTMGIPNNHGRSAKNI
- a CDS encoding tRNA-dihydrouridine synthase 1, putative, encoding MTYNEAALSKYRGLLDSGEPFRSRTCRYCSSGNTAVKHINSKKKPNSPWDFWNGIACSPTASHARAEGRKRTPMYVVGPMVDQSELPFRLLCRRYGATLAYTPMFHAKSFAQSAHYRQRYFSTTTFPPHSAMESGGNVAANDSTSNDGALDNDHPLFAQFCGNDPETVLAAARHVEDYCEAVDFNIGCPQGIARRGHYGSFLMEDWELLHNILHALAVELRVPVTAKMRIFDDEALTLKYAEMLRDTGIYVLCVHGRTRENKGQQQQPADLRMIRRVHEHLRGSIPIIANGNVLTFEDVPRNLAITGCEGYMCAEPLLWDPKLFAPLASSSTAEFAPNITDSTLSTSPAPSTVRSGRLFAESRPTRLKALATASEYLELVRRFPVDIGFVKAHFFKMLYHSYEMHPAHQQWLANFSINGSNVGNDVVENCATSHCGEQRETTVVGRDIFTAALDALTDHLHSLQKAELSLEHDGPQPKRQRELKVGEEGKERQQLKNGRRVDALTDTFADDETLGIDFLM